In one window of Cyanobacteriota bacterium DNA:
- a CDS encoding DUF2949 domain-containing protein → MAPNSKYAQLLQFLEEELALSPSSINMALRHREQDPGPLPMILWNYGLITLEQLERIFEWLETA, encoded by the coding sequence ATGGCACCTAACAGCAAGTACGCACAACTATTGCAGTTTTTAGAAGAGGAACTGGCCCTGTCACCCTCGTCGATTAACATGGCCTTGCGTCATCGTGAGCAAGATCCTGGTCCATTGCCAATGATTTTGTGGAACTATGGGCTAATCACCCTAGAGCAGCTAGAGCGCATTTTTGAATGGCTAGAAACAGCCTAA
- a CDS encoding VOC family protein, whose translation MAATLFHLAFPVADIPRTKQFYAEGLGCEVGRETKDSVILNLYGHQIVAHVTTEPLTPQSSIYPRHFGLVFTQEADWEALLARAQSNQLTFYQHPKRRFPDSPLEHRTFFLQDPFGNFLEFKVYRYAAAIFGEREHQQIGDRAPT comes from the coding sequence ATGGCAGCAACACTCTTTCACCTAGCATTTCCAGTAGCTGACATTCCCCGCACCAAGCAATTTTATGCTGAAGGCTTAGGCTGTGAAGTAGGCCGAGAAACTAAGGATTCTGTCATTTTGAATCTGTACGGTCATCAAATTGTAGCCCATGTCACAACTGAGCCGTTGACTCCGCAATCCAGCATCTATCCTCGCCACTTCGGGCTAGTCTTTACCCAAGAGGCCGATTGGGAGGCCCTGTTAGCTAGGGCACAATCCAACCAACTTACCTTTTATCAACATCCGAAGCGACGATTTCCTGACTCTCCACTGGAACATCGCACATTCTTTCTACAGGATCCGTTTGGTAACTTTTTGGAATTTAAGGTGTATCGCTACGCTGCGGCTATTTTTGGAGAACGTGAACACCAACAAATTGGCGATCGTGCCCCCACTTGA
- a CDS encoding CDP-alcohol phosphatidyltransferase family protein — translation MTSSPLKPDLGLYQAKYWLRDRLRHLPGISHLSPNALSVLAFVPGCLAAYCLYRQWWLGAVGAIVARMVINTLDGLVAEEFNKTSKLGAYLNRLPGEFTDVLIVLGLWNVGEFPWTLALVVLVGWVQMFGLLGLVADSKIQSVGPCGQTDRLAILAIACLATLAVDAYQVWRYVIPGLCIGCGVTIVLRIYRSLKDISQQVPSNS, via the coding sequence ATGACATCATCGCCCCTAAAACCAGATTTGGGACTGTACCAAGCTAAGTATTGGTTGCGCGATCGCCTTCGACACCTACCAGGCATTAGCCACTTGTCTCCCAATGCCTTATCGGTGTTGGCCTTTGTCCCAGGTTGCTTGGCGGCCTACTGTCTCTATCGGCAATGGTGGTTAGGGGCTGTGGGGGCGATCGTGGCTCGCATGGTGATTAACACCCTAGATGGCCTAGTCGCTGAGGAATTTAATAAGACCTCTAAGCTGGGAGCTTATCTTAATCGGTTACCTGGCGAGTTTACTGATGTCCTAATTGTGTTAGGGCTGTGGAACGTGGGGGAATTTCCTTGGACGCTGGCTCTGGTAGTGTTGGTAGGCTGGGTACAGATGTTTGGCTTGCTGGGCCTCGTGGCTGACAGCAAAATTCAGTCCGTAGGCCCCTGTGGACAGACTGATCGCCTTGCTATTCTGGCGATTGCCTGTCTAGCTACCTTGGCAGTCGATGCCTATCAAGTTTGGCGCTACGTGATTCCAGGGTTATGTATCGGGTGTGGAGTGACGATTGTGCTGCGAATTTATCGATCGCTGAAGGATATTAGCCAGCAGGTACCCAGTAACTCCTAG